The Branchiostoma floridae strain S238N-H82 chromosome 18, Bfl_VNyyK, whole genome shotgun sequence DNA window acttttcttACGCCTAATTTCCAAATAAAGCCACAGCAAGAAATTTTTTGGTTGATATCATCGCGCTTATTTATCTTTAATAAACACTGGATAGGCTATTTAATCGTCTCTGCCCCTCATTACTTCGCTGTATTCAGATTTGATCATGATATCTTGCAGACAGCTAAAAAGAGAATAAGTATTTCGTTAAACAAGCACCTAACGTGCAGTTACTTGCGAGgtagctgtatctgtatctatatagccggtataaccaccgttcggcgtaacacaccagcttcaccaGGTATTTGCGGGCTAGCGCGTTACACGAATCAGTTCAATTCTACAGCAATGTACTGGGGATATTGTGCGGTGAACCGAGTACAGGTGCCCGGGGATGATAGGCGTATGGAAACATGATACAAGTGTGACGTCATCTCCAAGGTGTACGCTACCTCGGCGTGCCCATGCCTTTGTACTCCCGTATGTGTCTAAGGTCGCCCGGGGGAACTTGGCCATTGTGCTTCGTCCTCACCAGAACAGAGAGGTTTTCACTAAATACCAGTAACTGTACCGTTtccagacaggtggttgctgagAGGCTTAGACCACAGGTATGCGCAATGCTTCTCTTTCTCCCTAAAGTACCCTTGCTTTTGTGTAACTATAGAGTCAAGTGTGAGGATACAACTTGTGGTGAAGTCCATTTAAAGTCACAGTCTCGTTGAGCGAGCTAGTTTCCTACTCTGTGACAACGTCTTTCCAGGTACCAAACAGTTGAATTATGGGCCCTTACGTTCAAAATGTAACGGCTGTGACATGATAGTCCGCACCTGTGATCACTCGAAGCTCGGTGTATGTCCAACTTGATATTGACACATAACGTAGCACATATTTAAGTCATAAATAAAGGGGGGGGGTCTTGTGCTTTTTTCGCTACGTGTTTTTGCATCCTAAACGAAAAGTAAAACGCAAAAGCCGCTAAGTTATTTACCGCAAAAACCTAAGAAAACAATTCCAAATTCAATGTGTTGCACTTTGATACTAATCATGTATGATAGAATTATTGAAGTGTTAGCAGCTTGTCAAGTTTggtgacacccccccccccaccatcGCTACATTGCAATTGCCTTTAAAGCTTACAGTTACTGATTAAATCGCTGTCTGTATGCAAACGTGCTTGGCATAACATGGGATATAGCAGAGCATGACAGCAATTTGACGTAAAGCATAGTCATAACCCCCACATAAATGCACTActtgtaaataaaataaagtttcGCAGCCAACGCCCTTCTTATTCCCTGACTTATTACACCGCGTGTTACTTGATATGAGAGCCCCATTCAAGCTAGGTTGCTACAATACACCACGTTGTGATATTCAAGACTAGTGCAGCAACGTCATACTAAAAAGCGCCATAGCAGGGCCAAGCCCTTTCCAGGCTTGTCGATGGGGGATTTATTCTTTGTATGTCAACAACGAGAACAAAGAGTCGACCGCATACAGGTGTTAACATGACGATATTCCAACAATCAGAAAAACTTCGTGTAAAGAGAGTCTGTCAAAGTAGCTTCAAAAACCTACGTAGTGATATCCAACGGTGTGCAAGTAGACAGGATGGAAACATAAAACCTCCTACGCTTGAAGGAGTGGACTCAAAGTCCAATACCCGTCCTTGAGATTCTTGCTTTGTGTACATATCAACAACGAGAACAACAAAAGAACTCTAAACACCCGAGGTATAGACGCCAATGTTTGGCTGTTCTAAATGAGCCGTATACACGAGAGGATGCGAAACGGCATGCAAAACAGGCATTAATCAAGTTTGACAGCCAACGCATACGTAGGGCACCATGTACTAGGGTGGTATGCACTAGACAGATACCACTGGAAAGCTATATAAGTGCTAGCTTCACGAACTTGTGTCATTAagccactgaagaagttgtATGCAACGAAACCGTTttggcaggctgaataaaggttcGGAAACTTGAACTATggggctccagatgtcttactgagggatgactgcggtgcgatagatgtcggttaaCTGAGGAAttagtccactctactatatactaaAATTTGACTTACTAGAATTTTAGACCGATTCGCTCAATATTTTCAAACTGTCTGAACCAAAATACAAAGTTGAAAATCTCGTATTTTTTCAGGCAGAATCCTAAAGGAATCATGAATCTGCTCCATGCCTTCGTTCTTGCTTGCCTCTGCGTTACTATGGCAACGACGCAGAGGTGCACTGATGACGTATGTGAGTTCACCCTGGTGGTTCGTTACGCACGGACAATGACGCACACCGGTAATGCTGACGGCAGTGTCCACGGGGtaaggccgccatcttgaaatttACCTctggtagatacatgtatgttatgatTTTCTTGAGCCTAGAGTTTGAGTCGACCAAGGCAGCTAGTGTCAAGTGTGTTTTAACACTGTTAGGATAAACTCTAACCAGCTTGTTCTTCTATCTAAAAAATGCAATAAACtggtcatgtacatgtgtaagcaCAGGGAGACGCATtgtgggtaaaatgtcaaagttgatgGCCCCTGAGATATAAACAAAATACGTCTGGATATGTTTGAAAGACATAACGTACCTGTTTGCAAGATATGGGCCATCACTTTTGACcgttacccacaatgcaccttACCGCGCAAGCGCAGTTTGAACCGTGAACTGACCAATAGCTAAGTATTCACAAATGGTCCAGATCGACAATCTGACAAACGGAAGCCTGCAGAACGTTTACTCGTTTTCTCAAGCCAGAAGCCTGTATGtcgatatatatatagtataatgTTGTTGCAGCCTCCAACCAGATTGTTTTTTATTCTTAAAGAAGTCTAGTAGGATTCTAAAATTCTCactgtattttcttttacatcATAGAAACCAATAATTCGTTTTTGTTACCACTCCAGATTGAGATTCTGGCAAACGGAAGTCTGCAAGACAAATACTCGCTTTCTCAGGGAGACATGGACGGACCCATAGTTCCTGTGAATGAGACCATCACAGCTGATGGAGTGCAGCGAAACGTAATCCTCGTGAACGACCAGTTCCCCGGTCCTACATTGGAGGTCATGGAAGGAGCGCAGGTAAATGCTGACTGTGATGATGATACCTATTTAAGTCTCTTTACTGCTGATTAAGCTTCGCCTACACAGAAAAGTTCATTGtgtgtaatatgtcaaagacaaAGTTGAGCATACACAGCGAAAGTTCATTGTAGGTAATATGTCTTAAGTTGAATTTAAAGTTGAGACATAAACAAGACATGTCTGGACAGTGTACTAGTATCAAGCATGGTCAAGACAAGACCTGTTTATATGATAGGGACaccatctttgacatattacccaatAATGCATATCCCTGGGTATCCGCAGTTCAATCCGTGGAAAAGTTTTTCACAAAATTTTACTAACACGTTATCACCAATGTTTATATGGACCACTGAGCTGACTTTCTCCTGATGTACACAATAATCGCAAACTTGCACATGGATAAATATTGATGCTTGACGACCATGTTCCATTGACTCCCTATTAGGTGGTTGTAACCGTCGTCAACGAGCTGCTCAGAGAAGCCACCTCACTCCACTTCCACGGCATGTACATGCGCGGTGTGCCATATATGGACGGGGTGCCTTACGTCACACAGTGTCCCATCCTACCCATGCACAGCTTCACCTACAGGTTTAAGGTAAGTCTCGATATAAACACCAGTACTACATGAAGAGAGGACGCGTATATATCGTAAAGGACACTAGACTTGTAGAAGTCGTACAGAGTTGTTTACACTTGTTGCCGCAGTCTAAGATGCTAAGTGTGATTTTCTGATTCTATACTACAGGCGGAGCCCGCTGGTACCCACTGGTACCACAGTCATCTTGGCTCACAGAAGGAAGATGGTCTGTATGGGGCATTCATAGTGCATAAGAACAGGTAGGTATATAGCGTTCTATACGGCACACCGGAAGGATAGTTTGATACATTCTTTGCCCAGTCATTTCTCATTGAGACAGCCTGAAACTGCCGACATTCTTGTTAACCTTTGGTTTTACATTACAGCATACCGACGACTCCGTCCCTACCGATGTTCCTGCAAGATTGGTGGCATGATGACTTCAATACTATTGACGTGGACAGCGCTTATATGGAGCACAGGGGTCCTGGGCGCTTCTTTGTAAGTTTGTTGTTAATAAACAGTAGAAGAAGCGAAAGTGACTGAGATAAAACCGATGCGGTGCAATATGATGTATATTACGATGTCCTATCACCAAGTCTTATCTTACAATCATACTTTTCAGATGAGGTAAACTTTCGCAGAACTTGTTGTAATGATTTCGTGTTTGCTTTCTTGCTCTATGGATAGAAAATTGCAATGACTGCTCGTCTGACTGGATGTACTTTGTTGTTGGTGATCATTGGACATTCGTTCTTATCATATCCTAGGGCCCCTGGCAGGAGCGTGGCTTCAGTTTTGAAGGTACCGAACTGACGGCTCTCAACTTCAAATCGGCCCTCATCAACGGCCGTGGTCGGTACAACAATAACTCCGCGCCGCTAACAAGGTTTGAAATATCATCGGGAGAAACCTTACGGTTCCGCCTCATCAACGCAGGCGCAGAGTACACCTTCCGCGTGTCCATCGACGCGCACAGCATGACGGTCGTGGCAAATGACGGACATGACGTCGAGCCGGTCCATGTTCAGTCCATCCTCGTCTTTCCAGGAGAGTCTTACGACTTTGAAGTAGTCGGCGATCCGTCTAATAGTGGTACCTACTGGATCCGTGCCCAGACGCTGTGGGCGGGAAAAGGGCCCGATGTCGAGCCAGAGGACCGACTGCAAGAAGTGAGAGCCATCCTGGCATATGACAACGCTCCTACCGATGAAGACCCGAACTCAGCCATGCAAACCTGCACCGAAAACAGCCCGTGTCGAGTTCTGAACTGCCCTTTCCCGGCGTTCCCTGCAGGCAGCAATACGGAATGTATCTACGTCTCAGACCTGAACAGCACCGAAGAGTATTCAATGTCGGACGAGTCAGAAACTGAAGAGTACTTCTTCAACTTCGGATACCAAATAGGCTCCTCAGTAAACGGTCGAAAGTTTGACACTCCGAAAAAGCCACTGATTTTCAAGGCACCCTATGACATTACCCCCTGCGAAGCCACCTGTGAGACGGACGGGTGTAAGTGTACCTACATGGTGGAGATTCCACTCGGCAAGACCATCAGGTTTGTGTTGATGGACCTCGGAGTAGAAAGTGAGGGACATCATCTTATCCATCTCCATGGTTACGACTTCAGGGTTCTGGCCATGGGATTTCCGGTCCACAACGAGACAACGGGTGAGTTTTTTAGCCTCCCTGGCAGACTTTCGGAGCAGCAGTGCTTTTGGGCGAGCGCAGCGCTGATTCGGGGTTTTCTATGCCAGGGAAGGGAGTTTTTCAGGAATTTTACCGCCCTCGGCATAGAGAACCTTACTCTGAATCAGGGCTCCCCAAAAATAAACACCGCCGCCTcgaaagtctgcgaaggaggctccGAGTTTATTTGCACAAAGATTTGCCGACAGTCGTAACAAAAGAATAATTTCTTGGTTAGGATGACATGTTTTAGTCGCAAAAGATAACATCATTCTATTAACCATTGCTGATGCCCTATGACATGTAGGTCGTTGGATCTCTCAGAACGCTGACATTGACTGCGGGAACGACAACAAATGCAACATGGCTTCCTGGAACGTGACAAGGCCGAACTTGAACTACAACAAACCTCCCATCAGGGACACAGTCGTCATCCCCGCTCGTGGATACACCGTTATAGAGTTCAGGTTCGTGGGTACTCTTCATCTATTTGCGTCTCGAAGAAGTTTGCCTTTTTGGTGAGGCCTAAGAGGCGGGTGTATGTCCTCCTCCTGGTCTTTAGATCAGAAGGAAGGTACTAGTTTTCTAACACTAACCTTTCAAAGTGTGACTGCAGAAAATCAAACTTTTTACAGGTGGCAACAACATCTTGCAGCGTCCAAGTGGTACTTATCATTAGATGTTAAGTCGCACAGTCTTCTAAGtcattgttttttaaatgttacGTTCATATCTTACGAAAACTTAATTATCAATGATGTCGACTGCCATAGGAGCAACAACCCTGGCTTCTGGTATTTCCACTGTCACCAAACAACTCACATGAACGAGGGGATGTCCATGATCATCGCGGAGGCCCTGGACAAGCTGCCCGCCCTGCCGTACGGCTTCCCGACCTGTGGAGACTTCACTGGGACCGAGAAACCACCGGGGAGGGGAAGAACAGTCGCAGCAATGGAACAGTCCGTGGTAAGTAGCCAGTAGTGATGCTTTCATTACCTCGTCATGGGCGGATTTCAATGATAATGCtgccagttttgatatctcgtcttCTAGACATGCCATGCGCATTCTCTAGGTTTCAGCCCCATAGTAGCGTTGGATATACAGAGAATTTTGTTTGAGCCGTCAAAGGAGAACAATTAaagaagggttgacggatcgtgaTGACTTTTGTTATGTATTGAAATACTTTCTGAAGCCCTTTTTTAAATGGTCTGTCGCCACCTACATCccacaagaattttcattttacacaaaaaatGTTAACCTCACTGATCTATAATGTTCATATTGGTGATTGTGTCTGGCTTTAGCTGTACTCTTTGTTTGCTCTTTGCACATGTAATCAGACTAAGGTGGAGTTGGACCACACTCAGctggtcatcatcatcgtcatctcgGCGGCCATGTCTGCTACCATCGCCCTGGCAGCAGTCGGCATCTACAATGCACGTGTAAGCAAGAGCAAAGAGAAGATGTTAGAAACGCCGCCGGCCGCTCCACGAGGTCTGGAAGACACAGTTCCGAGACAAGATGGTGCCACGCCATTGCAAGAAGACGCTGTTTGAGCAAATATACCATCTTTTgcgaaagggggaggggggaacaaAAGATCTTTCAAAGGGTCCgttattttcattttaacattgaaaatgaCAGGTTGTACATTAGTATTTATAACATTTTACTAAGTTGTAACATTCTATTCAAGATTCACTTATggcattgttttgatttgtttcatTGAGGTATTACCGAGTGATACTGTGTATTACCGGGAGCATAAAATCAAGAAGAATGTTGTGCGTTTTTCTTTCCagaattgtgatattttcaaacatctttgTTGTTAACGTTACTATGACCTAACATAACACTACAAGTGGCTGTAATTTCAGCACAAACGCGGGTCGTCACATATAGATATTTAACGGCCCGCTTCATTGCCAAGTATTGACAGACGACGAAatttatatgaatatatatatagaatatagtTCAGATACTTAGAAGTATAGTTGTATTTTCATAGTTTATCATTTGTAACCCATTTATGATTGTGTTCATTCATCATTTGAATACTAGTAGCGATTAGAATTGGTATTGCAGTGCTCTATTACGGAATGTATATTTTATTATTTACTATCATGTTCTTTGTATTAAATGTATTTATATACAGCATCATTTACTATCGTCTTAATTAAGCTTGTGATATCTCTTGTCCAGCGGCTTTCTTAAGTTATCGttcttttttcacaatttttatacagtAAACAGATCGGAAATTTCTTTTGCCCTTGGAGGTGTTTGgaaagaaaataatcattttgttaaagatttgGAAGGATAGGCGACCGATTGAGAGAGCATAATGGTTGTATAGAGTTTGGAAGAGGAAAATAAATATTGTTAAATTTGTATGTATTTGGAGATATCGAGCCAAAGAACAACAACAGAgacgtatatacatgtaaacaggGCTAAAACGTACCCCCAAAGGCACAAAGCAGATGATAAGTAAACAGATACATGTCACTGTGCTTCTCCCAAAGTAAACTCTATTTAGAATTTCCCATTCTCTTACTTCAGGATAACTGAGCCTTACGTTTGAACCTTACCTTACTTAACTTTACGTTCGAAGTCCAGTGTATATCAAAGGGCCTATTTTCAGTGACCAATTGTAGATCATCAGCCATTCTTGGTTTCCATGTCACAGGCGAAAGTCAACGCCTTCCAGAGACAAGTGGTGAAGCGATCATACGTCGTGTGTGACCAGGCCCTAGGGCCTCAAGTACTGACCACCGACAAACCACTGGACACCAGGTGAACAAATTCTACCTGCGCGGCGGTAGGGATCAAACAATGGCCGGCGTACACAATCAGATTTCTCTGACAGTGAAAAAAATCGTAACGTTTTCTAACTGCCCCTTTTCTGAAAGTCACAACCTCAATGTTTCAGAGCATGAGTAGATGGGAGGGTATGGCCCCTTTAAGGGTAGGTTGTATTACAATGTTACCCCCCAGGACGTTCTTACGTTTCCAGCAGCGTGAAGCGATAGGCGTATTGGATACAGGATACAGATGTGACGTCATCAACGAGGTGTACGCTCCCACCGGCTTGCCCAAACCTTTGTGTATCGGTATGTATCTTGGGGAAATCTAGGTCATTGTGCTTCGTCGACGCCAGAGCCTTAACTGAAAGAGATTTGCACTTGGTAACATTACCGTTTCAAAACCAAGTGGAGGCTGGGAGTATTACTATACAGGTAGGCATAATGTTTCTCTTCCCTTTCTTCTCACGGTAAACTTGCTTTTGTGTAACTGTGGAATCGAGTGGTCAGGTCGTGGTCACATTGCAAGCGACCGCAAGTTGTGGTCAAGCCGGCATCACACTACAAAGCTAGCGTCACAATTCAAGCGAACGCCGGCCATATTCAAATCGGCCGGAGCTCGCGGAATTTCAAAATCGCCAGAACTTAAACCGTATGTTTTGCTGAATATCTGCCCCGTCACAAATTGGAAGGGTCTCGGTGTGTCATTCCAGAAAGATTAAGTTATTGTGCTATTTGCCCTTTTGGTGCACAGATGATATCACAAGGAAGTTTGAATCCCAACGGGACGAGCTGCTAGAAATCTTTAGCCAGTACTTTGaccgaaaatgcccatttggagctcACCGACACGTCGTCCGAGCTCATATCAGTTCATGTAATGATTCCAAACTGTATCACTTGAACTGGCGTATGTTAAGTTAGAAACGTAGCAGAAGAAATTAGTCACGAAGATTGCTGTTTGTTTGAGCCGTTGTtaattcatgagaagctcaaatcggtcgCTTTTCATTACAAATACAGTTTACACCATTCAAAGTACTATTAAGTCTATACACATACTTTTACACGTAAAACAAATAAGAGTGAGAGCTGTAACATGATATAAGTCCGTTCGTTTAGGTCGTTtctgttactttaagagtctcttaaaggaagccagagttggggcgGTGCGTATGTCTGGTCGTAGACTGTTCCTGATATTGAGTCCCGGTAGGCTATGGTTCTCGCTGGGGGTTTGGGACAACCAGTTACTTACTGTCACTTCTCCGTAACACG harbors:
- the LOC118405417 gene encoding uncharacterized protein LOC118405417; amino-acid sequence: MQNPKGIMNLLHAFVLACLCVTMATTQRCTDDVCEFTLVVRYARTMTHTGNADGSVHGIEILANGSLQDKYSLSQGDMDGPIVPVNETITADGVQRNVILVNDQFPGPTLEVMEGAQVVVTVVNELLREATSLHFHGMYMRGVPYMDGVPYVTQCPILPMHSFTYRFKAEPAGTHWYHSHLGSQKEDGLYGAFIVHKNSIPTTPSLPMFLQDWWHDDFNTIDVDSAYMEHRGPGRFFGPWQERGFSFEGTELTALNFKSALINGRGRYNNNSAPLTRFEISSGETLRFRLINAGAEYTFRVSIDAHSMTVVANDGHDVEPVHVQSILVFPGESYDFEVVGDPSNSGTYWIRAQTLWAGKGPDVEPEDRLQEVRAILAYDNAPTDEDPNSAMQTCTENSPCRVLNCPFPAFPAGSNTECIYVSDLNSTEEYSMSDESETEEYFFNFGYQIGSSVNGRKFDTPKKPLIFKAPYDITPCEATCETDGCKCTYMVEIPLGKTIRFVLMDLGVESEGHHLIHLHGYDFRVLAMGFPVHNETTGRWISQNADIDCGNDNKCNMASWNVTRPNLNYNKPPIRDTVVIPARGYTVIEFRSNNPGFWYFHCHQTTHMNEGMSMIIAEALDKLPALPYGFPTCGDFTGTEKPPGRGRTVAAMEQSVTKVELDHTQLVIIIVISAAMSATIALAAVGIYNARVSKSKEKMLETPPAAPRGLEDTVPRQDGATPLQEDAVAKVNAFQRQVVKRSYVVCDQALGPQVLTTDKPLDTRTFLRFQQREAIGVLDTGYRCDVINEVYAPTGLPKPLCIDDITRKFESQRDELLEIFSQHKPRGIMHLLNAFILPCLCVTMATTQRCTDDVCEFTLVVRYARTMTHTERDGEVHGIEILTNGSLQDKYSLSQGDMDGPIVPVEETITADGVQRNVIVVNDQFPGPTLEVIEGAQVVVTVVNNLLREATSLHFHGMYMRGVPYMDGVPYVTQCPILPMHSFTYRFMAEPAGTHWYHSHLGSQKEEGLYGAFIVHKNSMPTTPSLPMFLQDWWHDDFNNIDVDSAFMEHRGPGRFFVPWQNRGFSFDGNKLSSVRFISALINGRGRYNNNSAPLTRFEISPGETLRFRLINAGAEYTFRVSIDAHSMTVVANDGHDVEPVQVQSILVFPGESYDFEVVGDPSNSGTYWIRAQTLWAGKGPDVEPEDRLQEVRAILAYDNDPTDEDPNSDMQNCTENSPCRVLNCPFPAFPAGSNTECVYVSDLNSTEEYSMPDESETEEYFFNFGYQIGSSVNGRKFATPKKPLIFKAPYDITPCEATCETDGCTCTYTTEIPLGKTIRFVLMSLGFGSGGHHVIHLHGYDFRVLAMGFPEYNETTGRWITQNDDINCGDDNKCNMAAWNVARPNLNYNKPPTRDTVVIPARGYTVIEFRSNNPGFWLFHCHQTTHMKEGMSMIIAEALDKLPALPYGFPTCGDFTGTEKPPGRGRTAAAMEQSVTLVELDNTQLVIIIVVSAAMSATIALAAVGIYNARVNKSKEKMIDTPVSSIVGTRCDDYSGARRSRSEVKYDVFGGAGQRSDMIYSGAAGQRSDMIYSGAGQRSDIMYSGGAGQGLDIIYSGGVR